The Lewinella sp. 4G2 nucleotide sequence GTCAAAATTGAGGATGCTGGTTGTACTCACCTCAACTGAAAGCGTGTTGGGGAGGCAAAACTCCTGGTAGCGAATGCCGGGCTCCAAAGTGTAACCTGGCTCGATGGCCTGGGATACGGAGAAGTTCTGCCGGTTGACGTTCAGGAAGATATTCTCGGAAGCCTTCACCATCAGGCGAGCTGATCCGGTACGGGCTTCTTCGGGAACGGTTACGAAAGCGCTCCCGGTGTTGGGGGCATCTTCAGCAAGTACGAGATCAAAGGTCTGGCCGCCGTCGAGGGAGAGCATGATGTCCACGCGCTTACAGTTAACACGGCCGCCGTCGGTGCCGGCAACATCCCAGGTAACTTCCTGGTAATCGCCTACGCGCCACGCCGCTTCGGTGGGTTCGTTAACGACGAAGGGGCCGGCGGACTCATCCGTAGAGAAGACAAAGGTTTCCCAGTCTACACCACCGGCCTCATCGTTATAGTCGTGGGCCGTGAGGCGGAAGGTGATGTCCCGCTCGTAGGTTGGTAGTACCTCTGCGTTAGAGCGTACGCCGTTAACCAGGTTATTCAGGGCTGGTAGGTAACGGACATTCCCTTCTTCGGAGGGTGGGTAGGAACGGAAGAGCGGCGCGGTACCCGTTGGATTCCGAATGTCGGAAGCGGGGCCAAGGTCGTACTGTTCCCAGTTGTAGCGGATGATGTCATCCTCATTCTCATCCGTAGCGGAACCCTCCAGGCGGAAGGGGGTGCTGATGGGGATAACCAGGTTGTCACCCATTTCCAGGGTTACTTCCGGCGTAAAGTTGTCCGTTGGAATTACCGTGGCGCAGGCAAAACCTCCACCGCTTTCCACGGTAGTAAAGTTGAGGAACTGCTCAATGCTACCCACGTGGTAGTAGGGAGAGCGACCACCGATATTCTGGTTGCCACAAGCCCGGGCGTAGGACATGATGGAGTTGCCCGCACCCGGCTCGAAGGAAGTATTCGAAGCGCGCTGGTTCTGGGAATTGGGGCAGTTGTTCCAGCTGTGGCTGACCGCGAATTGGTGGGCAACTTCGTGCGCCATCGTACCAAGCGCCGCACCCAGAACTGTACCACTTACGCAGGTAATACCCCGCGTTTTACCGGGCGTACAGGCCGCACCACTCACGACGCCACCGACGTCATTACAACGGGCGGTGAAGAGGTGGCCGACATCATAAGTGTCCGCACCAACATTATTCAACTGGAAGGCAGGAAGCACCTGGCTCAGCAGCTCGCCACCCTGGTTAGCGTTGGTGTAGGGGTCCGTCGTCGGGTCAACGTAAATGAGGCCATCGACGATGATGAGGTTCATCTTCATCCCCACCTGCGGCTCGAGGATAGAGTTGAGGGCGGAGGTCGCTTCGTTGAAGGCGGCCCGAACACCGGTAGCGGTTCCACCAATATCGGATTTCTGCGCAAACTCTCCGGTGTTCGTCATGATGAAGTCGTACACCCGTAACTCACGGGGCAGATTGCCCGCCTTCAGGTTGCCCATCAGGCCAGCGGGGAGGGGCTCTTTGCGGAGGTTCTGCCCTTCTTCGTTTAGTTCCAGGCCTGAGTAGTCGGGAGATGCCGCGAAGTCATCAAATCCACAACTCAGTGGGCCGGCGTTTTCCTGGGCGACTTCCATGAAGTCCGCGTAGCTGTACACGGCGTACAACCCTTCGGCGGCGTTAATGGCCTCAATCACGTAGTGGCCATTTGGCCCCTGGATGACGCCGGAGATCCGTTCCGGACTTGTCGCAATACGGCCAGTACCGTATTCATTTACCACCCGGTAACTACCGAGGGTCTTATCGTTGGGGAGGAGGTCAGCATCCCACACCTGGTAGCTAAGCATAGTACCATCGGGGAGGGGTAGGTCTACCGACACCTTTGATTTTTGGCGAGAATACTCCTTCGGGGCGCGGTCAAAAGACTGCATCAGTGCCGGCATGTCCAGCAGTACGGTCTTGGTTTCGGCCTGGGCATTGTTGGCAGCAACGTCCGTAAATTGAAAGGAAGATTGGGCGTTTACCGCAAAGGAAGCGATGAGGGCCAGGGCTAGTAATATTCTCTGCATAATATAGGGTGTGGGCAAATTTGACGACGAAGATAGGGGCGGCACTACTCTGGTGTAGTCGCACGGGTTACAAGTTAAGCAATAGCGGGTAACGCGTGGCGCGCATTAAGCAACGCCCAACGCCAAAGCCAGGTTCAACTGCGGGTGGATAGTGTTACACAAGTAATTGAACGGCTTCGCGCCGCACGGCCGCCTGGGCCAGGGCGATGGCGTCCGCCGGTTGGCGGGAGCTCAGAAGTCTTAGGCGGCTGGCAACCTGCTCGGCGGAGTCCGCTCCCTCAGCTGCCCGGACGATCAGTTGGCTCACGTTATCACGGGCCTGTAGCAGTACGTTCCACAGTGCGTCACTCACGTAGATCTGCTGCGTTACGTTGTACTCAAACTCTTCGCGGATGGTGAGGAGCAACTGCGCCGTAAATTCCTGGGCGCTGCCGCTGGATGCCGGGTTGAGTCGCAAGAGAAGATTGGGGACGGCAATGCGTTCGGTCATCAGCGTAAACCGTTCGCAAGCTTGCAGGCGAAGGGCATTCGTAGCTTCTTTATCATCCCCACCAGTACTGACGGAAGCGGCGGCGCTAGCTTGTTCCCTGGCGCTTCGGTCGAGGGACGCTAGCGTATCGTTGAGGGCACCGATCGTTTGGTAATTCTGGTAGGCCAGCAGGGCAACGGTAGCGAACAGCAACAAAGCGGTGATCAGCGTGATGGTAGTAACGTGCATATATAAGGTAGGGAAAATGAAGGGGAGCGCGCCCGGGTACAACTAAGATTGGTCAGCCGCTGTTTACGGGGTGACAAAGGTACTACGCACCCACTGAGTTGCGTTCCGTGCTCCCACCTGCCGCCCAACCTTAATTGGAGGTGGCGCTTACGAGCAGCGTGGTTCGCGGAAACGCTTTAGTTTTGTCCCCCCTCAATTTAGCATCCCATGAGCGTCGATATTCAAACTACCACCAAGGCTACTTCTACTTCTCCCATCAAGATCACGCCCTCGGCGCTGGTTCAGCTGAAGGAATTACGGGCCGAACTCGGTGTGGCGGAAGACCATTTTCTTCGCGTCGGTGTACGCGGTGGCGGTTGCTCCGGTTTTGAATACCAATTGGGTTTCGATCTGCCGGAAGAAGACGATAAGCGGTTCGACGTTGAAGGCGTCACCGTACTCATGAAACCGGGCCACGCCCTCTACCTGCTGGGGATGGAGATCGACTGGGCCACCGGGCTCAACAACCGGGGCTTCACCTTTAACAACCCGAATGCCACGGATACTTGTGGTTGTGGCACTTCTTTCTCCGCCTAAGCGCGGACTTGGGTAGGCCTTCTTTACCCTATTTCATTTCATACCCCTCTTCCTGGTTCCTGACTTTAAGGACTGGTACCTTCACCTCCCCCAAGCGCGGAATAACTTCCCATGCGACAACCGATCAGCTACCGGCGGGGGATTCCTTTTTATTACGACAAGTCCGAGACGGAATTCAGTAAGGACGTCTACGAACGGTACGACGAGCTCGTTACCCGGCAAACTGCCCTCCACCTGGCGGATGAACTG carries:
- a CDS encoding reprolysin-like metallopeptidase; translation: MQRILLALALIASFAVNAQSSFQFTDVAANNAQAETKTVLLDMPALMQSFDRAPKEYSRQKSKVSVDLPLPDGTMLSYQVWDADLLPNDKTLGSYRVVNEYGTGRIATSPERISGVIQGPNGHYVIEAINAAEGLYAVYSYADFMEVAQENAGPLSCGFDDFAASPDYSGLELNEEGQNLRKEPLPAGLMGNLKAGNLPRELRVYDFIMTNTGEFAQKSDIGGTATGVRAAFNEATSALNSILEPQVGMKMNLIIVDGLIYVDPTTDPYTNANQGGELLSQVLPAFQLNNVGADTYDVGHLFTARCNDVGGVVSGAACTPGKTRGITCVSGTVLGAALGTMAHEVAHQFAVSHSWNNCPNSQNQRASNTSFEPGAGNSIMSYARACGNQNIGGRSPYYHVGSIEQFLNFTTVESGGGFACATVIPTDNFTPEVTLEMGDNLVIPISTPFRLEGSATDENEDDIIRYNWEQYDLGPASDIRNPTGTAPLFRSYPPSEEGNVRYLPALNNLVNGVRSNAEVLPTYERDITFRLTAHDYNDEAGGVDWETFVFSTDESAGPFVVNEPTEAAWRVGDYQEVTWDVAGTDGGRVNCKRVDIMLSLDGGQTFDLVLAEDAPNTGSAFVTVPEEARTGSARLMVKASENIFLNVNRQNFSVSQAIEPGYTLEPGIRYQEFCLPNTLSVEVSTTSILNFDELINLSIEDSSLPEGATVTFAETAIQPGTLTTLEVDFGTVNFTGIVPLTLIGVTESLDTARREILLDVVSNDFSDLVTVSPAEGTGGIVLGTNFDWTESANARDYQIQIATSPDFSQESIFAEATGLEETEFSPEDFFTENTLYFWRVRPRNRCGFGDWRTTSSFRTVNTSCNDYASDGRAIPLQGRGPSFKAESRLFVDDQNGVIGDVNIPLINVRYNFVAELNVRLISPAGTVVDLYKQNCPISTNAIILGFDDDAPDNITCPPDQAIVQQPVGSLADLVGERVFGDWILEVEVLETGGSAGAIEDWSIQFCTATTPEAPERIANNATLVPPLARNHILQADLEATSSEFGDRDVVYTLTELPEVGRLLLYGRELGLGDTWRQKDINVVGLKYEHLDDSKDEDFFGFVITTPNGGYLPIVDHDIIIDPDAVVVSNDDVSALEAGLEVFPNPVASELNVRWSAQVNRTIDVELFDLNGRRLQTRRVEGLTGATTINTSTLASGVYLLRVDGAVRRVVKQ
- a CDS encoding iron-sulfur cluster assembly accessory protein, which produces MSVDIQTTTKATSTSPIKITPSALVQLKELRAELGVAEDHFLRVGVRGGGCSGFEYQLGFDLPEEDDKRFDVEGVTVLMKPGHALYLLGMEIDWATGLNNRGFTFNNPNATDTCGCGTSFSA